From a single Anabas testudineus chromosome 5, fAnaTes1.2, whole genome shotgun sequence genomic region:
- the dgkab gene encoding diacylglycerol kinase, alpha b isoform X5 — MCCKYTVHSQCANKNPELCARTFVRSKSEIGVRSTTIPLHSQFLPLIAAHDWIRADCNSTKCQVCHRKIKTLAGRRCVWCQEMRHDECLFSGLSSCDCGPLRDHILPPWAIYAVSKEEDTSLLNVTHDGHILQIVPIPGVHPLLVFVNPKSGGKQGERVLRKFQYLLNPRQVYNLSNGGPGPGIHFFRNLREYRILVCGGDGTVGWLLEAIDKADLQVHPPVAVLPLGTGNDLARCLRWGGGYEGSDLREILKEIEASELVPMDRWSIQVIPEDPREAGDPVPYEIINNYFSVGVDASIAHRFHSMREKHPQRFNSRTKNKLWYFEFATSETLSASCKKLKDCLTIECCGRHLDLSSMSLEAIAVLNIPSIHGGSNLWGESKKSDGVPEVENSEVITDPELLKAISQDMSDKRLEVVGLEGVIEMGQIYTGLKSAGHRLAQTSQITIRTIKALPMQIDGEPWMQPPCTIHITHKNQANMLMAAPTKASGFFHLK; from the exons ATGT GTTGCAAGTACACAGTCCACAGTCAGTGTGCCAACAAGAATCCTGAACTGTGTGCTCGTACCTTTGTCAGATCTAAATCGGAGATTGGTGTAAGAAGTACAACGATCCCTCTCCATTCCCAGTTCCTCCCATTG ATAGCGGCTCACGACTGGATCAGAGCTGACTGTAACTCCACCAAGTGTCAGGTCTGCCACAGGAAGATCAAAACTTTAGCGGGGAGGCGTTGCGTGTGGTGCCAGGAGATG CGTCATGATGAGTGTCTATTCTCTGGCTTATCGTCCTGTGATTGTGGACCACTGAGAGACCATATACTGCCTCCATGGGCAATATACGCTGTCTCAAAG GAAGAGGACACCAGCCTGTTAAATGTTACTCATGATGGCCACATCCTGCAG attGTTCCTATTCCAGGAGTTCACCCTCTGCTGGTGTTTGTAAACCCAAAAAGTGGAGGAAAGCAGGGTGAAAG AGTACTCAGGAAGTTTCAGTACCTGCTGAATCCACGCCAAGTATACAACCTTTCCAACGGCGGTCCTGGCCCAGG AATACACTTCTTTCGTAATCTGCGTGAGTACAGGATCTTGGTCTGTGGAGGAGACGGCACGGTCGGGTGGCTCTTGGAAGCTATAG ACAAAGCGGACCTCCAGGTGCATCCACCAGTAGCTGTCCTGCCCCTGGGCACTGGAAACGACCTGGCTCGCTGTCTTCGCTGGGGTGGAG GTTATGAGGGGTCAGACTTGAGAGAGATTCTGAAGGAGATTGAAGCCAGCGAGTTAGTTCCCATGGACCGCTGGAGTATCCAGGTGATACCAGAAGACCCGCGAGAGGCAGGAGACCCCGTGCCCTACGAGATAATCAACAACTACTTCTCTGTCGGAGTG GATGCCTCCATTGCTCATCGTTTCCACTCGATGAGAGAGAAACACCCCCAGAGGTTCAACAGCAG aacaaagaacaaactTTGGTATTTTGAATTTGCCACTTCTGAGACACTCTCCGCCTCTTGCAAGAAACTGAAGGACTGTCTCACAATCGAG TGTTGTGGGAGACACCTGGACCTGAGCAGCATGTCTCTAGAGGCCATAGCTGTCCTCAACATACCCAGCATACATGGAGGCTCTAACCTCTGGGGCGAGTCCAAGAAGTCTGATGGTGTGCCAGAAGTGGAAAACAGTGAGGTTATCACTGACCCTGAACTTCTTAAAGCAATTTCACAAG ACATGAGTGATAAGCGCTTGGAGGTGGTGGGGCTGGAAGGAGTTATAGAGATGGGACAAATCTACACTGGACTAAAGAGTGCCGGGCACAGACTGGCACAGACCTCTCAAATTACCATCAG GACTATCAAAGCCCTGCCCATGCAAATCGATGGGGAGCCATGGATGCAGCCTCCTTGTACT
- the dgkab gene encoding diacylglycerol kinase, alpha b isoform X3, with the protein MASSDDTEASLTPVDFIQLQHYMEYSTLRVKDVIKEFQPRGRLAQHSFGEVGHTPAPRVNDVCVDAAGFCVFLKTYLEVDDFPTDFCQRLFHYFQHVEQDGTTKSSLPKGGGVFLRDVSCYFSVLEDGQPRDKLEFTFKLYDKDGNGLLDSSEVDRIITQMMRAADYLGWDVTELRPVLKDMMTAIDADDSGTVTLEEWVKGGMNNVPLLVLLGLKMIDRDGQHIWRMKHFNRPTYCSVCQSMLLGLGKQGLCCTCCKYTVHSQCANKNPELCARTFVRSKSEIGIAAHDWIRADCNSTKCQVCHRKIKTLAGRRCVWCQEMRHDECLFSGLSSCDCGPLRDHILPPWAIYAVSKEEDTSLLNVTHDGHILQIVPIPGVHPLLVFVNPKSGGKQGERVLRKFQYLLNPRQVYNLSNGGPGPGIHFFRNLREYRILVCGGDGTVGWLLEAIDKADLQVHPPVAVLPLGTGNDLARCLRWGGGYEGSDLREILKEIEASELVPMDRWSIQVIPEDPREAGDPVPYEIINNYFSVGVDASIAHRFHSMREKHPQRFNSRTKNKLWYFEFATSETLSASCKKLKDCLTIECCGRHLDLSSMSLEAIAVLNIPSIHGGSNLWGESKKSDGVPEVENSEVITDPELLKAISQDMSDKRLEVVGLEGVIEMGQIYTGLKSAGHRLAQTSQITIRTIKALPMQIDGEPWMQPPCTIHITHKNQANMLMAAPTKASGFFHLK; encoded by the exons ATGGCCTCGTCTGATGATACAGAAGCGTCTCTGACTCCTGTGGATTTTATCCAGCTGCAGCATTACATGGAGT ACAGCACTTTGAGGGTGAAAGATGTGATTAAGGAGTTCCAGCCCCGGGGTCGACTGGCCCAGCACAGCTTTGGAGAGGTCGGTCACACACCGGCACCTAGAGTGAATGATGTG tgCGTTGATGCAGCGggtttctgtgtatttctcaaGACCTACCTAGAAGTGGATGACTTTCCTACAGATTTCTGCCAACGCCTCTTTCACTATTTTCAGCATGTAGAGCAGGATGGAACCACAAAGAGCTCTTTGCCTAAAGGAG GTGGGGTCTTTCTTCGTGATGTGTCCTGTTACTTCTCTGTGCTGGAGGACGGGCAGCCACGGGACAAGCTTGAAT TTACTTTCAAACTTTATGACAAAGACGGCAATGGACTCCTGGACAGTTCT GAAGTGGATCGTATAATCACCCAGATGATGCGAGCTGCTGATTACCTTGGTTGGGATGTCACTGAACTCAGACCA GTCCTTAAAGACATGATGACGGCAATCGATGCGGACGATAGTGGGACCGTCACTCTGGAGGAATGGGTGAAGGGAGGAATGAACAATGTGCCCTTACTTGTCCTACTTGGACTGAAG ATGATAGACAGGGATGGGCAGCATATTTGGCGGATGAAGCACTTTAACAGGCCGACCTACTGCAGTGTGTGTCAGAGCATGCTGCTCGGCCTCGGGAAGCAGGGACTCTGCTGCACGT GTTGCAAGTACACAGTCCACAGTCAGTGTGCCAACAAGAATCCTGAACTGTGTGCTCGTACCTTTGTCAGATCTAAATCGGAGATTGGT ATAGCGGCTCACGACTGGATCAGAGCTGACTGTAACTCCACCAAGTGTCAGGTCTGCCACAGGAAGATCAAAACTTTAGCGGGGAGGCGTTGCGTGTGGTGCCAGGAGATG CGTCATGATGAGTGTCTATTCTCTGGCTTATCGTCCTGTGATTGTGGACCACTGAGAGACCATATACTGCCTCCATGGGCAATATACGCTGTCTCAAAG GAAGAGGACACCAGCCTGTTAAATGTTACTCATGATGGCCACATCCTGCAG attGTTCCTATTCCAGGAGTTCACCCTCTGCTGGTGTTTGTAAACCCAAAAAGTGGAGGAAAGCAGGGTGAAAG AGTACTCAGGAAGTTTCAGTACCTGCTGAATCCACGCCAAGTATACAACCTTTCCAACGGCGGTCCTGGCCCAGG AATACACTTCTTTCGTAATCTGCGTGAGTACAGGATCTTGGTCTGTGGAGGAGACGGCACGGTCGGGTGGCTCTTGGAAGCTATAG ACAAAGCGGACCTCCAGGTGCATCCACCAGTAGCTGTCCTGCCCCTGGGCACTGGAAACGACCTGGCTCGCTGTCTTCGCTGGGGTGGAG GTTATGAGGGGTCAGACTTGAGAGAGATTCTGAAGGAGATTGAAGCCAGCGAGTTAGTTCCCATGGACCGCTGGAGTATCCAGGTGATACCAGAAGACCCGCGAGAGGCAGGAGACCCCGTGCCCTACGAGATAATCAACAACTACTTCTCTGTCGGAGTG GATGCCTCCATTGCTCATCGTTTCCACTCGATGAGAGAGAAACACCCCCAGAGGTTCAACAGCAG aacaaagaacaaactTTGGTATTTTGAATTTGCCACTTCTGAGACACTCTCCGCCTCTTGCAAGAAACTGAAGGACTGTCTCACAATCGAG TGTTGTGGGAGACACCTGGACCTGAGCAGCATGTCTCTAGAGGCCATAGCTGTCCTCAACATACCCAGCATACATGGAGGCTCTAACCTCTGGGGCGAGTCCAAGAAGTCTGATGGTGTGCCAGAAGTGGAAAACAGTGAGGTTATCACTGACCCTGAACTTCTTAAAGCAATTTCACAAG ACATGAGTGATAAGCGCTTGGAGGTGGTGGGGCTGGAAGGAGTTATAGAGATGGGACAAATCTACACTGGACTAAAGAGTGCCGGGCACAGACTGGCACAGACCTCTCAAATTACCATCAG GACTATCAAAGCCCTGCCCATGCAAATCGATGGGGAGCCATGGATGCAGCCTCCTTGTACT
- the dgkab gene encoding diacylglycerol kinase, alpha b isoform X1, which produces MASSDDTEASLTPVDFIQLQHYMEYSTLRVKDVIKEFQPRGRLAQHSFGEVGHTPAPRVNDVCVDAAGFCVFLKTYLEVDDFPTDFCQRLFHYFQHVEQDGTTKSSLPKGGGVFLRDVSCYFSVLEDGQPRDKLEFTFKLYDKDGNGLLDSSEVDRIITQMMRAADYLGWDVTELRPVLKDMMTAIDADDSGTVTLEEWVKGGMNNVPLLVLLGLKMIDRDGQHIWRMKHFNRPTYCSVCQSMLLGLGKQGLCCTCCKYTVHSQCANKNPELCARTFVRSKSEIGVRSTTIPLHSQFLPLIAAHDWIRADCNSTKCQVCHRKIKTLAGRRCVWCQEMRHDECLFSGLSSCDCGPLRDHILPPWAIYAVSKEEDTSLLNVTHDGHILQIVPIPGVHPLLVFVNPKSGGKQGERVLRKFQYLLNPRQVYNLSNGGPGPGIHFFRNLREYRILVCGGDGTVGWLLEAIDKADLQVHPPVAVLPLGTGNDLARCLRWGGGYEGSDLREILKEIEASELVPMDRWSIQVIPEDPREAGDPVPYEIINNYFSVGVDASIAHRFHSMREKHPQRFNSRTKNKLWYFEFATSETLSASCKKLKDCLTIECCGRHLDLSSMSLEAIAVLNIPSIHGGSNLWGESKKSDGVPEVENSEVITDPELLKAISQDMSDKRLEVVGLEGVIEMGQIYTGLKSAGHRLAQTSQITIRTIKALPMQIDGEPWMQPPCTIHITHKNQANMLMAAPTKASGFFHLK; this is translated from the exons ATGGCCTCGTCTGATGATACAGAAGCGTCTCTGACTCCTGTGGATTTTATCCAGCTGCAGCATTACATGGAGT ACAGCACTTTGAGGGTGAAAGATGTGATTAAGGAGTTCCAGCCCCGGGGTCGACTGGCCCAGCACAGCTTTGGAGAGGTCGGTCACACACCGGCACCTAGAGTGAATGATGTG tgCGTTGATGCAGCGggtttctgtgtatttctcaaGACCTACCTAGAAGTGGATGACTTTCCTACAGATTTCTGCCAACGCCTCTTTCACTATTTTCAGCATGTAGAGCAGGATGGAACCACAAAGAGCTCTTTGCCTAAAGGAG GTGGGGTCTTTCTTCGTGATGTGTCCTGTTACTTCTCTGTGCTGGAGGACGGGCAGCCACGGGACAAGCTTGAAT TTACTTTCAAACTTTATGACAAAGACGGCAATGGACTCCTGGACAGTTCT GAAGTGGATCGTATAATCACCCAGATGATGCGAGCTGCTGATTACCTTGGTTGGGATGTCACTGAACTCAGACCA GTCCTTAAAGACATGATGACGGCAATCGATGCGGACGATAGTGGGACCGTCACTCTGGAGGAATGGGTGAAGGGAGGAATGAACAATGTGCCCTTACTTGTCCTACTTGGACTGAAG ATGATAGACAGGGATGGGCAGCATATTTGGCGGATGAAGCACTTTAACAGGCCGACCTACTGCAGTGTGTGTCAGAGCATGCTGCTCGGCCTCGGGAAGCAGGGACTCTGCTGCACGT GTTGCAAGTACACAGTCCACAGTCAGTGTGCCAACAAGAATCCTGAACTGTGTGCTCGTACCTTTGTCAGATCTAAATCGGAGATTGGTGTAAGAAGTACAACGATCCCTCTCCATTCCCAGTTCCTCCCATTG ATAGCGGCTCACGACTGGATCAGAGCTGACTGTAACTCCACCAAGTGTCAGGTCTGCCACAGGAAGATCAAAACTTTAGCGGGGAGGCGTTGCGTGTGGTGCCAGGAGATG CGTCATGATGAGTGTCTATTCTCTGGCTTATCGTCCTGTGATTGTGGACCACTGAGAGACCATATACTGCCTCCATGGGCAATATACGCTGTCTCAAAG GAAGAGGACACCAGCCTGTTAAATGTTACTCATGATGGCCACATCCTGCAG attGTTCCTATTCCAGGAGTTCACCCTCTGCTGGTGTTTGTAAACCCAAAAAGTGGAGGAAAGCAGGGTGAAAG AGTACTCAGGAAGTTTCAGTACCTGCTGAATCCACGCCAAGTATACAACCTTTCCAACGGCGGTCCTGGCCCAGG AATACACTTCTTTCGTAATCTGCGTGAGTACAGGATCTTGGTCTGTGGAGGAGACGGCACGGTCGGGTGGCTCTTGGAAGCTATAG ACAAAGCGGACCTCCAGGTGCATCCACCAGTAGCTGTCCTGCCCCTGGGCACTGGAAACGACCTGGCTCGCTGTCTTCGCTGGGGTGGAG GTTATGAGGGGTCAGACTTGAGAGAGATTCTGAAGGAGATTGAAGCCAGCGAGTTAGTTCCCATGGACCGCTGGAGTATCCAGGTGATACCAGAAGACCCGCGAGAGGCAGGAGACCCCGTGCCCTACGAGATAATCAACAACTACTTCTCTGTCGGAGTG GATGCCTCCATTGCTCATCGTTTCCACTCGATGAGAGAGAAACACCCCCAGAGGTTCAACAGCAG aacaaagaacaaactTTGGTATTTTGAATTTGCCACTTCTGAGACACTCTCCGCCTCTTGCAAGAAACTGAAGGACTGTCTCACAATCGAG TGTTGTGGGAGACACCTGGACCTGAGCAGCATGTCTCTAGAGGCCATAGCTGTCCTCAACATACCCAGCATACATGGAGGCTCTAACCTCTGGGGCGAGTCCAAGAAGTCTGATGGTGTGCCAGAAGTGGAAAACAGTGAGGTTATCACTGACCCTGAACTTCTTAAAGCAATTTCACAAG ACATGAGTGATAAGCGCTTGGAGGTGGTGGGGCTGGAAGGAGTTATAGAGATGGGACAAATCTACACTGGACTAAAGAGTGCCGGGCACAGACTGGCACAGACCTCTCAAATTACCATCAG GACTATCAAAGCCCTGCCCATGCAAATCGATGGGGAGCCATGGATGCAGCCTCCTTGTACT
- the dgkab gene encoding diacylglycerol kinase, alpha b isoform X4: MASSDDTEASLTPVDFIQLQHYMEYSTLRVKDVIKEFQPRGRLAQHSFGECVDAAGFCVFLKTYLEVDDFPTDFCQRLFHYFQHVEQDGTTKSSLPKGGGVFLRDVSCYFSVLEDGQPRDKLEFTFKLYDKDGNGLLDSSEVDRIITQMMRAADYLGWDVTELRPVLKDMMTAIDADDSGTVTLEEWVKGGMNNVPLLVLLGLKMIDRDGQHIWRMKHFNRPTYCSVCQSMLLGLGKQGLCCTCCKYTVHSQCANKNPELCARTFVRSKSEIGIAAHDWIRADCNSTKCQVCHRKIKTLAGRRCVWCQEMRHDECLFSGLSSCDCGPLRDHILPPWAIYAVSKEEDTSLLNVTHDGHILQIVPIPGVHPLLVFVNPKSGGKQGERVLRKFQYLLNPRQVYNLSNGGPGPGIHFFRNLREYRILVCGGDGTVGWLLEAIDKADLQVHPPVAVLPLGTGNDLARCLRWGGGYEGSDLREILKEIEASELVPMDRWSIQVIPEDPREAGDPVPYEIINNYFSVGVDASIAHRFHSMREKHPQRFNSRTKNKLWYFEFATSETLSASCKKLKDCLTIECCGRHLDLSSMSLEAIAVLNIPSIHGGSNLWGESKKSDGVPEVENSEVITDPELLKAISQDMSDKRLEVVGLEGVIEMGQIYTGLKSAGHRLAQTSQITIRTIKALPMQIDGEPWMQPPCTIHITHKNQANMLMAAPTKASGFFHLK; the protein is encoded by the exons ATGGCCTCGTCTGATGATACAGAAGCGTCTCTGACTCCTGTGGATTTTATCCAGCTGCAGCATTACATGGAGT ACAGCACTTTGAGGGTGAAAGATGTGATTAAGGAGTTCCAGCCCCGGGGTCGACTGGCCCAGCACAGCTTTGGAGAG tgCGTTGATGCAGCGggtttctgtgtatttctcaaGACCTACCTAGAAGTGGATGACTTTCCTACAGATTTCTGCCAACGCCTCTTTCACTATTTTCAGCATGTAGAGCAGGATGGAACCACAAAGAGCTCTTTGCCTAAAGGAG GTGGGGTCTTTCTTCGTGATGTGTCCTGTTACTTCTCTGTGCTGGAGGACGGGCAGCCACGGGACAAGCTTGAAT TTACTTTCAAACTTTATGACAAAGACGGCAATGGACTCCTGGACAGTTCT GAAGTGGATCGTATAATCACCCAGATGATGCGAGCTGCTGATTACCTTGGTTGGGATGTCACTGAACTCAGACCA GTCCTTAAAGACATGATGACGGCAATCGATGCGGACGATAGTGGGACCGTCACTCTGGAGGAATGGGTGAAGGGAGGAATGAACAATGTGCCCTTACTTGTCCTACTTGGACTGAAG ATGATAGACAGGGATGGGCAGCATATTTGGCGGATGAAGCACTTTAACAGGCCGACCTACTGCAGTGTGTGTCAGAGCATGCTGCTCGGCCTCGGGAAGCAGGGACTCTGCTGCACGT GTTGCAAGTACACAGTCCACAGTCAGTGTGCCAACAAGAATCCTGAACTGTGTGCTCGTACCTTTGTCAGATCTAAATCGGAGATTGGT ATAGCGGCTCACGACTGGATCAGAGCTGACTGTAACTCCACCAAGTGTCAGGTCTGCCACAGGAAGATCAAAACTTTAGCGGGGAGGCGTTGCGTGTGGTGCCAGGAGATG CGTCATGATGAGTGTCTATTCTCTGGCTTATCGTCCTGTGATTGTGGACCACTGAGAGACCATATACTGCCTCCATGGGCAATATACGCTGTCTCAAAG GAAGAGGACACCAGCCTGTTAAATGTTACTCATGATGGCCACATCCTGCAG attGTTCCTATTCCAGGAGTTCACCCTCTGCTGGTGTTTGTAAACCCAAAAAGTGGAGGAAAGCAGGGTGAAAG AGTACTCAGGAAGTTTCAGTACCTGCTGAATCCACGCCAAGTATACAACCTTTCCAACGGCGGTCCTGGCCCAGG AATACACTTCTTTCGTAATCTGCGTGAGTACAGGATCTTGGTCTGTGGAGGAGACGGCACGGTCGGGTGGCTCTTGGAAGCTATAG ACAAAGCGGACCTCCAGGTGCATCCACCAGTAGCTGTCCTGCCCCTGGGCACTGGAAACGACCTGGCTCGCTGTCTTCGCTGGGGTGGAG GTTATGAGGGGTCAGACTTGAGAGAGATTCTGAAGGAGATTGAAGCCAGCGAGTTAGTTCCCATGGACCGCTGGAGTATCCAGGTGATACCAGAAGACCCGCGAGAGGCAGGAGACCCCGTGCCCTACGAGATAATCAACAACTACTTCTCTGTCGGAGTG GATGCCTCCATTGCTCATCGTTTCCACTCGATGAGAGAGAAACACCCCCAGAGGTTCAACAGCAG aacaaagaacaaactTTGGTATTTTGAATTTGCCACTTCTGAGACACTCTCCGCCTCTTGCAAGAAACTGAAGGACTGTCTCACAATCGAG TGTTGTGGGAGACACCTGGACCTGAGCAGCATGTCTCTAGAGGCCATAGCTGTCCTCAACATACCCAGCATACATGGAGGCTCTAACCTCTGGGGCGAGTCCAAGAAGTCTGATGGTGTGCCAGAAGTGGAAAACAGTGAGGTTATCACTGACCCTGAACTTCTTAAAGCAATTTCACAAG ACATGAGTGATAAGCGCTTGGAGGTGGTGGGGCTGGAAGGAGTTATAGAGATGGGACAAATCTACACTGGACTAAAGAGTGCCGGGCACAGACTGGCACAGACCTCTCAAATTACCATCAG GACTATCAAAGCCCTGCCCATGCAAATCGATGGGGAGCCATGGATGCAGCCTCCTTGTACT
- the dgkab gene encoding diacylglycerol kinase, alpha b isoform X2 yields the protein MASSDDTEASLTPVDFIQLQHYMEYSTLRVKDVIKEFQPRGRLAQHSFGECVDAAGFCVFLKTYLEVDDFPTDFCQRLFHYFQHVEQDGTTKSSLPKGGGVFLRDVSCYFSVLEDGQPRDKLEFTFKLYDKDGNGLLDSSEVDRIITQMMRAADYLGWDVTELRPVLKDMMTAIDADDSGTVTLEEWVKGGMNNVPLLVLLGLKMIDRDGQHIWRMKHFNRPTYCSVCQSMLLGLGKQGLCCTCCKYTVHSQCANKNPELCARTFVRSKSEIGVRSTTIPLHSQFLPLIAAHDWIRADCNSTKCQVCHRKIKTLAGRRCVWCQEMRHDECLFSGLSSCDCGPLRDHILPPWAIYAVSKEEDTSLLNVTHDGHILQIVPIPGVHPLLVFVNPKSGGKQGERVLRKFQYLLNPRQVYNLSNGGPGPGIHFFRNLREYRILVCGGDGTVGWLLEAIDKADLQVHPPVAVLPLGTGNDLARCLRWGGGYEGSDLREILKEIEASELVPMDRWSIQVIPEDPREAGDPVPYEIINNYFSVGVDASIAHRFHSMREKHPQRFNSRTKNKLWYFEFATSETLSASCKKLKDCLTIECCGRHLDLSSMSLEAIAVLNIPSIHGGSNLWGESKKSDGVPEVENSEVITDPELLKAISQDMSDKRLEVVGLEGVIEMGQIYTGLKSAGHRLAQTSQITIRTIKALPMQIDGEPWMQPPCTIHITHKNQANMLMAAPTKASGFFHLK from the exons ATGGCCTCGTCTGATGATACAGAAGCGTCTCTGACTCCTGTGGATTTTATCCAGCTGCAGCATTACATGGAGT ACAGCACTTTGAGGGTGAAAGATGTGATTAAGGAGTTCCAGCCCCGGGGTCGACTGGCCCAGCACAGCTTTGGAGAG tgCGTTGATGCAGCGggtttctgtgtatttctcaaGACCTACCTAGAAGTGGATGACTTTCCTACAGATTTCTGCCAACGCCTCTTTCACTATTTTCAGCATGTAGAGCAGGATGGAACCACAAAGAGCTCTTTGCCTAAAGGAG GTGGGGTCTTTCTTCGTGATGTGTCCTGTTACTTCTCTGTGCTGGAGGACGGGCAGCCACGGGACAAGCTTGAAT TTACTTTCAAACTTTATGACAAAGACGGCAATGGACTCCTGGACAGTTCT GAAGTGGATCGTATAATCACCCAGATGATGCGAGCTGCTGATTACCTTGGTTGGGATGTCACTGAACTCAGACCA GTCCTTAAAGACATGATGACGGCAATCGATGCGGACGATAGTGGGACCGTCACTCTGGAGGAATGGGTGAAGGGAGGAATGAACAATGTGCCCTTACTTGTCCTACTTGGACTGAAG ATGATAGACAGGGATGGGCAGCATATTTGGCGGATGAAGCACTTTAACAGGCCGACCTACTGCAGTGTGTGTCAGAGCATGCTGCTCGGCCTCGGGAAGCAGGGACTCTGCTGCACGT GTTGCAAGTACACAGTCCACAGTCAGTGTGCCAACAAGAATCCTGAACTGTGTGCTCGTACCTTTGTCAGATCTAAATCGGAGATTGGTGTAAGAAGTACAACGATCCCTCTCCATTCCCAGTTCCTCCCATTG ATAGCGGCTCACGACTGGATCAGAGCTGACTGTAACTCCACCAAGTGTCAGGTCTGCCACAGGAAGATCAAAACTTTAGCGGGGAGGCGTTGCGTGTGGTGCCAGGAGATG CGTCATGATGAGTGTCTATTCTCTGGCTTATCGTCCTGTGATTGTGGACCACTGAGAGACCATATACTGCCTCCATGGGCAATATACGCTGTCTCAAAG GAAGAGGACACCAGCCTGTTAAATGTTACTCATGATGGCCACATCCTGCAG attGTTCCTATTCCAGGAGTTCACCCTCTGCTGGTGTTTGTAAACCCAAAAAGTGGAGGAAAGCAGGGTGAAAG AGTACTCAGGAAGTTTCAGTACCTGCTGAATCCACGCCAAGTATACAACCTTTCCAACGGCGGTCCTGGCCCAGG AATACACTTCTTTCGTAATCTGCGTGAGTACAGGATCTTGGTCTGTGGAGGAGACGGCACGGTCGGGTGGCTCTTGGAAGCTATAG ACAAAGCGGACCTCCAGGTGCATCCACCAGTAGCTGTCCTGCCCCTGGGCACTGGAAACGACCTGGCTCGCTGTCTTCGCTGGGGTGGAG GTTATGAGGGGTCAGACTTGAGAGAGATTCTGAAGGAGATTGAAGCCAGCGAGTTAGTTCCCATGGACCGCTGGAGTATCCAGGTGATACCAGAAGACCCGCGAGAGGCAGGAGACCCCGTGCCCTACGAGATAATCAACAACTACTTCTCTGTCGGAGTG GATGCCTCCATTGCTCATCGTTTCCACTCGATGAGAGAGAAACACCCCCAGAGGTTCAACAGCAG aacaaagaacaaactTTGGTATTTTGAATTTGCCACTTCTGAGACACTCTCCGCCTCTTGCAAGAAACTGAAGGACTGTCTCACAATCGAG TGTTGTGGGAGACACCTGGACCTGAGCAGCATGTCTCTAGAGGCCATAGCTGTCCTCAACATACCCAGCATACATGGAGGCTCTAACCTCTGGGGCGAGTCCAAGAAGTCTGATGGTGTGCCAGAAGTGGAAAACAGTGAGGTTATCACTGACCCTGAACTTCTTAAAGCAATTTCACAAG ACATGAGTGATAAGCGCTTGGAGGTGGTGGGGCTGGAAGGAGTTATAGAGATGGGACAAATCTACACTGGACTAAAGAGTGCCGGGCACAGACTGGCACAGACCTCTCAAATTACCATCAG GACTATCAAAGCCCTGCCCATGCAAATCGATGGGGAGCCATGGATGCAGCCTCCTTGTACT